The Palaemon carinicauda isolate YSFRI2023 chromosome 37, ASM3689809v2, whole genome shotgun sequence genome contains a region encoding:
- the LOC137629170 gene encoding uncharacterized protein, with protein sequence MVSVKAITVVASILLVTEQALASPNRLKNCSNPCFTRFGQKICCDRIHENDPPRCPKTPRILFDCEDKDIMVKSIEVTPCNTNDDCGNRELCCNDVCHSGPPKICIKSDVVNDQYFLHGLA encoded by the exons ATG gtcTCCGTAAAAGCTATCACTGTGGTCGCTTCTATCCTGCTCGTCACTGAACAGGCCTTAGCATCGCCAAACCGTCTGAAAAATTGTTCGAATCCCTGCTTTACCCGGTTTGGCCAAAAGATCTGCTGCGATCGAATTCATGAAAATG ATCCTCCCAGGTGTCCCAAGACCCCAAGGATACTTTTTGACTGCGAGGATAAAGACATCATGGTCAAGAGCATAGAGGTTACG CCTTGCAATACAAACGATGACTGCGGCAATCGTGAACTGTGTTGCAACGATGTTTGTCACTCCGGTCCTCCCAAAATCTGCATTAAGAGCGATGTCGTTAACGACCAGTACTTCCTACATGGCCTCGCCTAG